In uncultured Bacteroides sp., the following proteins share a genomic window:
- a CDS encoding phosphoribosylglycinamide formyltransferase encodes MDIKIAIFGSGSGTNAENIMQYFESNPSIEVALVLSNKADAYILERARLHHIQDVVYSKSDFQNVGNLLSLLDRYEIDFVVLAGFLLQIPVELIHKYPNKIINIHPALLPKFGGKGMYGDKVHEAVIAEGEKVSGITIHYIDEHYDSGSVIFQATCDVLPTDTPHDLAARIHALEYNYFPKVIEETICKEFGLTPE; translated from the coding sequence ATGGATATAAAAATAGCAATATTTGGTTCAGGCTCAGGGACGAATGCCGAAAATATCATGCAATATTTTGAAAGCAATCCGTCTATTGAAGTAGCTTTGGTCTTATCTAATAAAGCAGATGCTTATATATTAGAAAGAGCCAGGTTGCATCATATTCAGGATGTTGTATACTCAAAAAGTGATTTCCAGAACGTAGGTAATCTGTTATCTTTGTTAGATAGATACGAAATAGATTTTGTGGTTCTTGCCGGATTCCTGCTTCAGATACCCGTTGAACTGATACATAAGTATCCCAATAAGATAATAAATATACATCCGGCTTTGCTTCCTAAGTTTGGCGGCAAGGGTATGTATGGAGACAAGGTGCACGAGGCGGTAATTGCTGAAGGAGAAAAAGTCTCAGGCATTACTATACATTATATTGATGAACATTATGATTCGGGCAGCGTTATTTTTCAGGCAACCTGTGATGTGCTTCCAACGGATACTCCTCATGATTTGGCTGCAAGGATTCATGCTCTGGAATATAACTACTTCCCGAAGGTAATTGAAGAGACTATCTGCAAAGAATTCGGGTTGACCCCTGAATAG
- a CDS encoding polysaccharide deacetylase family protein produces MRKIEFILLSLNLLSGPVFAMQMHSSDGCEFLRENSGYSDNQYEYSFDYNQSNQYNIANEGRLTGLSVCEHKMRDVVSSCCMTNLTKESLHQNSNKVVLGGIIQGDTSKKQIALVFTGHQFADGGEAICNTLKHQKVKGSFFLTGDFYRTYPKLVKHLQKGGHYLGPHSDKHILYADWTKRDSTLVSREAFRKDLTDNYQAMINAGIKLPEFRYFLPSYEWYNSDISSWCTEMGVQLVNFTPGTTSNADYTLPQMKNYRSSEEIYNNIMIYEQVHSLNGFMLLIHIGTDPGRSDKLYNKLDQIINHLKALGYEFVSVDKLL; encoded by the coding sequence ATGAGAAAAATCGAATTCATACTGCTCTCTTTAAACCTGCTGTCAGGACCAGTATTTGCAATGCAAATGCATAGTTCCGACGGATGTGAATTTTTGAGAGAAAACTCCGGATATTCCGATAATCAGTATGAATATAGCTTTGACTATAATCAATCTAATCAATATAACATTGCAAATGAAGGCCGCTTAACAGGCCTTTCAGTCTGTGAACATAAGATGCGTGATGTAGTTTCGTCTTGTTGTATGACTAACCTAACCAAAGAATCCCTCCATCAGAACTCAAACAAAGTAGTTCTTGGAGGGATTATTCAAGGAGATACTTCAAAAAAACAAATAGCTTTGGTCTTTACTGGTCACCAGTTTGCCGATGGTGGTGAAGCAATATGCAACACACTGAAACACCAAAAGGTAAAAGGCTCTTTCTTTCTGACCGGAGATTTTTACAGAACTTACCCTAAATTGGTAAAACACTTACAGAAAGGCGGGCACTATCTTGGCCCTCATTCCGATAAACACATACTTTATGCCGACTGGACTAAAAGAGACTCTACTTTAGTTTCGCGTGAAGCTTTTCGTAAAGACCTGACTGACAACTATCAGGCAATGATAAATGCCGGAATTAAACTTCCTGAATTCCGCTACTTCCTTCCTTCTTACGAATGGTATAACAGCGATATATCTTCATGGTGCACTGAAATGGGAGTGCAACTGGTTAATTTTACACCAGGAACTACATCGAATGCTGATTATACTTTGCCGCAGATGAAAAACTACCGATCTTCCGAAGAAATCTATAACAATATTATGATATATGAGCAAGTACATTCATTAAATGGCTTTATGCTTTTGATTCATATTGGAACAGATCCTGGAAGATCAGATAAACTCTATAATAAATTAGATCAGATAATTAATCATTTAAAGGCTTTAGGCTACGAATTTGTTTCTGTAGATAAGTTACTATAG
- the fabF gene encoding beta-ketoacyl-ACP synthase II — protein sequence MELKRVVVTGLGALTPIGNTVPEFWENLVNGVSGAGPITHFDTSLFKTKFACEVKGFDANQYMDRKEARKMDRYTQYAVAVAKQAVTDSELDLEKEDLNRIGVIFGAGIGGIQTFEEEVKNYAINKENGPKFNPFFIPKMISDIAAGQISIIYGFHGPNFATVSACATSSNAIADAFNYIRLNKANVIVTGGSEAAITEAGVGGFNAMHALSTRNDDATKASRPFSASRDGFIMGEGGGCIILEELEHAKARGAKIYAEIVGTGLSADAYHLTASHPEGLGAILVMKNALEDAEMKPEEIDYINVHGTSTPVGDISESKAIKEVFGEHAYKLNISSTKSMTGHLLGAAGAVEAIASILAIKNGIVPPTINHEDGDNDENIDYNLNFTFNKAQKREVNVALSNTFGFGGHNACVIFKKYSE from the coding sequence ATGGAATTAAAAAGAGTTGTAGTAACAGGTCTTGGTGCTCTTACTCCTATAGGCAACACTGTTCCCGAATTTTGGGAAAATTTGGTTAACGGTGTGAGCGGAGCAGGACCTATTACTCATTTTGATACGTCTTTGTTTAAAACTAAATTCGCTTGCGAAGTAAAAGGATTTGATGCAAATCAATACATGGATCGCAAGGAAGCAAGAAAAATGGATCGTTACACACAGTATGCAGTTGCTGTAGCTAAACAAGCTGTAACAGATTCAGAACTTGATCTTGAGAAAGAGGATTTAAACAGAATAGGTGTAATCTTTGGTGCAGGAATTGGTGGTATTCAAACTTTTGAAGAAGAAGTGAAGAATTATGCTATCAATAAAGAAAACGGCCCAAAATTCAATCCTTTCTTTATCCCAAAAATGATTTCGGATATTGCAGCCGGACAGATTTCCATTATTTATGGTTTTCACGGTCCAAACTTTGCAACGGTATCTGCTTGTGCTACATCTTCAAACGCTATAGCCGATGCATTTAACTATATCCGTTTGAACAAAGCCAATGTTATTGTAACCGGCGGATCTGAAGCAGCTATTACTGAAGCTGGAGTAGGCGGTTTTAATGCAATGCATGCTTTATCCACACGAAACGATGATGCAACAAAAGCTTCCCGTCCATTCAGCGCTAGCCGCGATGGATTCATTATGGGTGAAGGTGGCGGATGTATCATCCTGGAAGAACTGGAACACGCAAAAGCACGTGGTGCCAAAATATATGCTGAGATTGTAGGAACAGGTCTTTCTGCAGATGCATATCACTTAACAGCTTCACACCCAGAAGGTTTAGGAGCTATATTAGTGATGAAGAATGCACTGGAAGATGCTGAAATGAAACCGGAAGAAATTGATTATATCAATGTTCACGGAACATCTACTCCTGTAGGTGATATTTCAGAATCAAAAGCAATCAAAGAAGTATTTGGCGAACATGCTTACAAGCTGAATATCAGTTCTACTAAATCTATGACTGGTCACCTCCTCGGAGCTGCCGGTGCTGTAGAAGCAATTGCAAGTATTCTTGCTATAAAAAATGGTATCGTTCCTCCTACTATCAATCATGAAGATGGAGACAATGACGAAAACATTGATTATAACCTGAATTTTACCTTTAACAAGGCGCAAAAGCGTGAAGTTAATGTAGCACTCTCTAATACCTTTGGTTTTGGTGGTCACAATGCATGCGTTATCTTTAAGAAATACAGCGAATAA
- the rnc gene encoding ribonuclease III translates to MLNNKIDRIRLLFRKDRESYSRFYSILGFYPHDISLYEQALLHKSTSIRSEKGRPLNNERLEFLGDAILDAIVADIVYKQFTGKKEGFLTNTRSKIVQRETLNKLAVEIGLDKLIKYSTRTSSHNSYMCGNAFEALVGAIYIDRGYDICKYFMEVKIMKRFIDLEKIARKEVNFKSKLIEWTQKHKVIISFDLVEQFLDKESNPIFQSEILIEGLSAGTGVGYSKKESQQNAAKMALKKIQTIPNFLQEVFEAAKKRTEAENTAKQEAAEIKAETEEIAEPKSEEVVPDSEWELATSSAE, encoded by the coding sequence GTGTTAAACAACAAAATAGATAGAATAAGACTCTTGTTCCGAAAAGATCGGGAGTCTTATTCTCGTTTTTATTCTATTCTGGGATTCTACCCTCATGACATTAGCCTCTACGAACAGGCTCTGCTTCACAAGTCTACTTCCATAAGATCAGAAAAAGGACGTCCACTCAATAATGAACGGTTAGAGTTCTTAGGTGATGCCATACTTGACGCCATAGTAGCTGATATTGTTTATAAGCAGTTTACCGGCAAAAAGGAAGGCTTCCTTACCAATACACGTTCTAAGATTGTTCAGAGGGAAACTCTAAACAAACTGGCTGTAGAAATTGGTCTCGATAAACTTATAAAGTATTCAACCCGCACCTCTTCTCACAATAGCTACATGTGTGGCAATGCATTTGAAGCATTAGTGGGGGCCATCTACATTGACCGCGGATATGATATCTGCAAGTATTTCATGGAAGTTAAAATCATGAAACGCTTTATTGATCTGGAAAAAATTGCCCGTAAAGAGGTTAATTTCAAATCGAAACTCATTGAATGGACTCAGAAGCATAAAGTTATTATTTCTTTTGATCTGGTAGAACAATTCCTTGATAAGGAATCAAATCCTATATTCCAGTCTGAAATACTTATTGAAGGACTTTCTGCAGGAACCGGAGTTGGTTATTCCAAAAAAGAATCACAGCAGAATGCAGCTAAAATGGCTTTAAAAAAGATCCAGACTATACCTAATTTCCTTCAGGAGGTCTTCGAAGCTGCAAAAAAGAGAACAGAAGCTGAAAATACTGCCAAACAGGAAGCTGCTGAGATTAAAGCTGAGACTGAGGAAATTGCCGAGCCTAAAAGCGAAGAGGTTGTTCCGGATAGCGAGTGGGAATTAGCAACTAGCTCAGCAGAATAA
- a CDS encoding acyl carrier protein — protein sequence MSEIESRVKAIIVDKLGVEESEVTLEASFTNDLGADSLDTVELIMEFEKEFSISIPDDQAEKIATVGDAVSYIETAKA from the coding sequence ATGTCTGAAATTGAATCAAGAGTAAAGGCGATTATCGTTGATAAATTAGGCGTTGAAGAATCTGAAGTTACTTTAGAAGCAAGCTTCACTAATGATCTGGGAGCAGATTCACTTGACACTGTTGAGCTTATTATGGAATTCGAAAAAGAATTCAGTATCTCTATCCCTGATGATCAAGCAGAAAAAATCGCTACTGTAGGTGACGCTGTATCTTACATCGAAACTGCAAAAGCTTAA
- a CDS encoding TonB-dependent receptor, with the protein MNKIQLSRETFSKKFLTALTIASLFSTVGSMNAIAGVWNVNATHNVSEQQQQAITLKGTVVDSKGESVIGASVIEKGTKNNGAITDIDGKFTLKVKPNATLVVSYIGFQKQEVAVGGKTAVNIVLKENSELLQEVVVVGYGVQKKENLTGAVSTVDVAKVFGSKPINDMQKGLQGMVPGLTITFKSGELNSTPDIKIRGLGSLNGTGAPLLLLDGVEISDLSLVNPSDIANISVLKDAASSSIYGARAAFGVVLITTKTGAGTQDKVQVQYTNNLAWNYRMNLPEYSDPIKELEAGTLANNRAGIANPEVFGMYFPQLIKGITTWKEKYANNRKGNEMVYGEDWEMIGGQAYFYRVWNPFDEMLNKSTFQQNHNVSVSGTSNKTTYNISMGYSSQDGWLKQAKENDYSKLNGSLSLNTDVTKWLNLGIKVMLVDTKTKYPYAYQNYYQYFMRWGAYFPFGTYEGKEFRHSAGFLRQANTCEKGDILNRYSVNATAKIIDGLTFKTDFTYGTKRYSDHQTGGTTIAYNFWTDGNPYSYINAPGAGTDETNFTEITEDNWAFNGYFTYDKMFAKKHTIKLMAGTNAEYASYKKVYAQGKQLMSPDFGQIGLTSGLKDASSASRETAVAGFFFRGNYDYNGKFLFEVNGRYDGSSRFPTKDQWGFFPSASVGYRISEESFMDPVKPYLSNLKLRASYGSIGNQDVGSSTDVGDIYQFLPVMTTGNAYWIENGKKVSTVGNPRAIASSLTWETITTADLGIDARFFNDELGVSADWFQRTTSDMLAPGKTLPDVFGTTMPKMNAGTMRTRGWEIALDFNHRFNKNLSMYATASLSDYKSELTKYDNDTKILNSNYKGKEIGEIWGFVTDRYWNSNDTRDAIVAYQGKLETGNFKYGAGDVKYADLNGNGVLDWGKSTLDDHGDLKRIGNSTPRYQYAFKLGAQYKDFDFEVTLQGVAKRDLWLPGDVYIPYYSRADVLWNHQLDYWTEDNQNAFYPRLYPGNSGTGNVSGIGSGINNFYPQSKYLVNAAYLRLKNVTFGYTLPSSLSKKVCMQKFRIYVSGQNLLTFDKMGALPLDPEINTGEGIDSGGYGRTAPFSRTYSFGIQATF; encoded by the coding sequence ATGAACAAAATTCAACTATCTCGGGAAACATTCTCAAAGAAGTTTCTCACGGCGCTAACCATTGCTTCCCTCTTCTCTACAGTTGGGAGTATGAACGCTATCGCAGGTGTTTGGAATGTTAATGCTACTCATAACGTAAGTGAGCAGCAGCAACAGGCAATTACTCTAAAGGGAACAGTGGTCGATTCAAAAGGTGAATCCGTAATCGGCGCAAGCGTTATTGAAAAGGGAACAAAGAATAATGGAGCTATCACTGATATTGATGGTAAGTTTACTTTGAAAGTAAAACCAAATGCAACTTTGGTGGTTTCCTATATTGGTTTTCAGAAGCAGGAAGTTGCAGTAGGCGGTAAAACTGCTGTTAATATTGTACTGAAAGAAAATTCTGAACTGTTACAGGAAGTCGTTGTCGTTGGTTATGGCGTACAAAAGAAAGAAAACCTGACTGGTGCAGTAAGTACAGTTGATGTAGCAAAGGTCTTTGGAAGCAAACCTATCAATGATATGCAAAAAGGCTTGCAAGGTATGGTGCCGGGTTTAACTATTACATTCAAATCTGGTGAACTAAATTCAACTCCAGATATTAAAATTCGTGGTTTGGGATCATTAAATGGTACAGGTGCTCCATTATTGTTACTTGATGGCGTTGAAATATCCGACTTGAGTCTCGTGAATCCTAGTGATATTGCTAACATCTCAGTTTTGAAGGATGCTGCTTCTTCATCAATCTATGGTGCTCGTGCTGCATTTGGTGTAGTATTGATTACAACTAAAACAGGAGCAGGAACGCAAGATAAGGTTCAGGTACAATATACAAATAACTTAGCCTGGAATTATCGAATGAATTTACCGGAATATTCAGATCCTATAAAAGAGCTGGAAGCTGGAACACTTGCCAACAACAGAGCAGGAATAGCTAATCCAGAGGTGTTTGGTATGTATTTTCCTCAATTGATAAAAGGAATTACAACCTGGAAAGAAAAATATGCCAATAATCGTAAAGGAAACGAGATGGTATATGGAGAAGACTGGGAAATGATAGGCGGTCAAGCTTATTTTTATCGTGTATGGAATCCATTCGATGAAATGTTGAATAAGAGCACATTCCAACAGAATCATAATGTTTCAGTCTCAGGTACAAGTAATAAGACCACATATAATATTTCTATGGGATATTCTTCTCAGGATGGTTGGTTGAAGCAAGCGAAAGAAAATGATTATAGCAAATTGAATGGTAGTCTTTCCTTGAATACAGATGTTACTAAATGGTTGAATTTGGGAATAAAGGTTATGTTGGTTGATACAAAAACCAAGTATCCGTATGCATATCAAAATTACTATCAATATTTTATGCGTTGGGGTGCTTACTTCCCATTTGGTACTTATGAAGGAAAAGAGTTCCGTCATAGCGCAGGATTCTTAAGACAAGCTAATACTTGTGAAAAAGGAGATATTCTGAACCGTTATTCTGTAAATGCTACAGCCAAAATTATTGATGGCTTAACTTTTAAAACAGACTTTACTTATGGTACTAAACGTTATTCTGATCATCAGACAGGTGGTACTACAATAGCGTATAACTTCTGGACAGATGGAAATCCATATTCTTATATTAACGCACCAGGAGCAGGTACTGATGAAACTAACTTCACAGAAATAACTGAAGATAATTGGGCTTTTAATGGTTATTTCACTTATGATAAGATGTTTGCTAAGAAACATACCATCAAATTAATGGCCGGTACTAATGCCGAATATGCTTCATACAAGAAAGTGTACGCGCAAGGAAAGCAATTAATGTCCCCTGATTTTGGACAGATAGGATTAACATCTGGTTTGAAAGATGCTAGTAGTGCTTCTCGTGAAACTGCTGTTGCAGGCTTTTTCTTCCGTGGAAATTATGACTATAATGGCAAGTTCTTATTTGAAGTAAATGGTCGTTATGATGGATCTTCTCGTTTTCCTACTAAAGATCAATGGGGCTTTTTCCCTTCTGCATCTGTAGGTTATCGTATCTCTGAAGAATCTTTCATGGATCCAGTTAAACCTTATTTGTCTAATTTGAAACTTCGTGCTTCTTATGGTTCAATTGGTAACCAGGATGTTGGTAGTTCAACAGACGTTGGTGATATTTACCAGTTCCTTCCTGTTATGACTACAGGTAATGCTTATTGGATTGAAAATGGAAAGAAAGTTTCAACCGTAGGAAATCCTCGTGCTATAGCTAGTTCTTTGACTTGGGAAACTATTACCACTGCTGATCTCGGAATTGATGCCCGTTTCTTTAATGATGAGCTGGGTGTTAGTGCTGACTGGTTCCAACGCACAACAAGCGATATGTTAGCTCCCGGTAAAACTTTGCCAGATGTATTTGGTACTACAATGCCTAAAATGAATGCAGGTACAATGAGAACCCGTGGTTGGGAAATCGCTTTAGACTTTAATCATAGATTTAATAAAAACTTGAGTATGTATGCAACAGCAAGTTTATCTGATTATAAGAGCGAGTTAACTAAATATGATAATGATACAAAGATTCTGAATTCTAATTATAAAGGAAAAGAAATTGGTGAAATTTGGGGATTTGTAACTGATCGTTACTGGAACTCGAATGATACTCGCGATGCTATTGTTGCTTATCAAGGTAAACTTGAAACTGGTAATTTTAAATATGGTGCAGGAGATGTTAAATATGCTGATTTAAATGGAAATGGAGTTCTGGATTGGGGAAAATCAACATTAGATGATCATGGAGATTTAAAGAGAATTGGTAATTCTACTCCAAGATATCAATATGCATTTAAACTGGGTGCTCAATACAAAGACTTTGATTTTGAAGTTACTCTTCAAGGTGTAGCAAAGCGTGATTTATGGCTTCCGGGCGATGTTTATATTCCATATTATAGTCGTGCCGACGTTTTGTGGAATCATCAACTAGATTATTGGACAGAAGATAACCAGAATGCTTTTTATCCAAGATTATATCCAGGTAATAGTGGTACAGGTAACGTTAGTGGTATTGGTTCAGGTATAAATAACTTCTATCCACAGTCTAAATATCTTGTGAATGCAGCATATTTAAGGCTGAAGAATGTAACTTTCGGCTATACGCTTCCTAGTTCATTATCAAAGAAAGTTTGTATGCAAAAGTTCAGAATCTATGTTAGTGGACAGAATTTACTGACATTTGATAAAATGGGCGCGCTACCTCTTGATCCGGAAATTAATACAGGCGAAGGAATTGATTCTGGTGGATATGGTCGTACAGCTCCTTTTTCACGTACCTACTCTTTTGGTATTCAAGCAACTTTTTAA
- a CDS encoding ATP-dependent 6-phosphofructokinase has translation MRIGILTSGGDCPGINATIRGVCKTAMNYYGMEVVGIHSGFQGLLTNDVELFTEKSMSGLLNQGGTMLGTSREKPFKKKGVPPEINKPAIMEQNIRQLGLDCVVCIGGNGTQKTAAKMAAMGLNVVSVPKTIDNDIWGTDFSFGFDSAVSIATDAIDRLHSTASSHKRVMVIEVMGHKAGWIALYSGMAGGGDVILIPEIEYSIKNIGETIMNRLRKGKPYSIVVVAEGIKTDGLKRPAEYIAREIEYETGIETRQTVLGYIQRGGSPTPFDRNLSTRMGGHATELIANGQFGRMIALQGNEISSIPLDEVAGKLKVVTEDQDLVVQGRRMGICFG, from the coding sequence ATGAGAATAGGTATATTGACTTCTGGAGGTGATTGTCCGGGAATAAATGCAACAATAAGAGGTGTATGCAAAACGGCAATGAATTATTACGGCATGGAGGTTGTTGGTATACACAGCGGCTTTCAGGGATTGCTGACAAATGATGTGGAGCTCTTTACAGAGAAATCAATGTCGGGCCTGCTAAACCAGGGAGGCACAATGCTGGGCACTTCCCGGGAAAAACCGTTTAAGAAGAAAGGAGTTCCTCCGGAAATTAATAAACCTGCAATAATGGAGCAGAATATCCGTCAGCTGGGACTTGACTGTGTGGTATGCATAGGAGGAAACGGCACTCAGAAAACAGCAGCAAAGATGGCTGCTATGGGGCTAAATGTGGTCTCTGTTCCAAAAACCATTGATAATGATATCTGGGGTACCGATTTCTCGTTTGGTTTTGATTCTGCAGTCAGTATTGCAACCGATGCTATCGACCGGCTTCATTCAACGGCCAGCTCTCATAAACGGGTTATGGTGATTGAAGTGATGGGCCATAAGGCTGGATGGATTGCTCTCTATTCCGGTATGGCGGGAGGAGGAGATGTTATTCTGATTCCTGAAATAGAATATAGCATAAAGAATATCGGGGAAACAATAATGAACCGATTGAGAAAAGGAAAACCTTACTCTATTGTGGTAGTAGCCGAAGGTATTAAAACCGATGGACTGAAGAGACCTGCTGAATACATTGCCCGTGAGATAGAATACGAGACAGGAATTGAAACAAGACAGACTGTGCTGGGATATATTCAGCGCGGTGGTTCTCCAACTCCTTTTGACCGAAACCTTTCAACCCGTATGGGCGGACATGCCACCGAACTTATTGCTAATGGACAATTTGGGCGAATGATTGCATTGCAAGGCAACGAAATATCTTCCATTCCTTTAGATGAAGTAGCAGGAAAGCTAAAAGTAGTTACAGAAGACCAGGATCTTGTGGTTCAGGGGAGAAGAATGGGAATTTGTTTCGGCTAG